The following DNA comes from Polynucleobacter sp. MG-6-Vaara-E2.
AGTCAAGTTTACTTTTGGCGATATTGAGTTAATCTCAAAATTGGTAGAGGGTAAATTCCCTGACTTCCAAAGAGTTATTCCAAAGGGACATAAGAACTCCCTCACCGTTGGTCGTGATGTATTGCAAGCAGCACTTCAGCGAGCTGCAATTTTGACTACAGACAAATTTAAAGGCGTTCGATTCTCCTTATCCCCCAATCGAATCACTGTTCAGTCAACAAACGCTGAACAAGAAGAAGCGCAAGAAGAGATTGAAACTGAATATGGTGGTGACGCTGTTGAGATTGGGTTTAACGTCAGTTATTTATTGGATGTATTGGCCAACCTAAAGAACGAAAAAATACAAATTAGTTTGGGTGACGCAAACAGTAGCGCCGTAATCACTCTACCTGGATCAGAAAGCTTTAAGTACGTTGTAATGCCAATGCGCATTTGATATAGAAAAAAATGACTGAAGAAAAAAAAGTAGTAGAGCAGTATGGTGCCGCATCGATTCAAATATTAGAGGGTCTTGAAGCTGCTCGTAAACGCCCCGGCATGTACATCGGAGATACCTCTGATGGCACTGGTCTTCATCACCTGGTGTTTGAGGTTTTAGATAACTCTATCGATGAAGCCTTAGCAGGGTACTGCTCTGAAATTACAGTTGTCATTCAAACAGACAACTCCATTTCAATTGTTGATAATGGTCGTGGCGTTCCAACCGGCATTAAGTATGATGACAAGCATGAGCCAAAAAGAAGTGCAGCTGAAATTGTGATGACCGAGTTGCACGCTGGTGGAAAGTTTGACCAAAATAGCTATAAGGTTTCTGGTGGTTTACATGGCGTGGGTGTTAGCTGTGTAAACGCTCTTTCTAAATGGTTAAAACTTACCATTCGTCGTGATGGCAAAACCCACTACATGGAGTTTGCTCGCGGCGTTATCCAAAACCGCAATATTCAAGAAGAAAATGGCGTTGCCACTTCCCCAATTACTGTTATTGGTGATACCGAGCTTTCAGGTACTGAAGTTCACTTTTTGGCAGATGAAGAAATCTTTGGAAACGTTGAGTTCCATTATGAAATTCTCGTTAAGAGGATTCGTGAACTTTCGTTTTTAAATAATGGGGTACACATCAAACTGATTGACCAACGCACTGGCCAGGAAGAAGATTTTGCATTCTCAGGCGGCGTTAAGGGCTTTGTTGAATACATCAACCAAACTAAAAATGTTTTACATCCCAATATTTTTTACGCAGAAGGGATTCGCCCATCAGACTTGGGCGGTCAAATTACCGCAGAAGTTTCCATGCAATGGAACGACAGCTTTAGTGAGCAAGTTCTTTGTTTTACTAACAACATTCCTCAGCGTGACGGTGGAACCCATCTGACCGGCCTGCGTGCTGCAATGACACGCGTAATCAATAAGTACATTGATGAAAATGAAGTTGCTAAAAAGGCTAAGGTAGAAATTTCTGGCGACGATATGCGTGAAGGTTTGGCATGTGTCTTATCGGTAAAGGTTCCAGAACCAAAATTTTCTAGCCAAACCAAAGACAAATTGGTTTCTAGCGAAGTCCGTGGGCCTGTAGAGGAAATTGTTGCTGAGGCTCTAACTGCTTATCTGCAAGAGCGTCCAGCAGACGCAAAAATCCTTTGCGGAAAAATCGTAGATGCCGCCCGTGCTCGTGAAGCCGCACGCAAAGCCCGTGACATGACAAGGCGCAAGGGCGCTCTTGATGGTTTGGGGCTTCCCGGAAAGTTAGCGGACTGCCAAGAAAAAGATCCCGCCAAATCCGAATTATTTATTGTTGAGGGCGACTCTGCCGGCGGCTCTGCAAAGCAGGGGCGCGATCGTCGCTTCCAAGCAATTCTTCCTTTAAAAGGAAAAATTCTCAACGTTGAAAAAGCGCGCTTTGACAAAATGTTAGCGAGCCAAGAGGTGGTGACTCTCATCACCGTTTTGGGAACGGGCATCGGTATTGAAGAGTACAAGGCTGACAAGCTTCGTTATCACCGCATCATCATCATGACGGACGCGGACGTTGATGGAAGCCATATTCGCACGCTCTTACTAACCTTCTTCTATAGACAGATGCCAGAGCTAATTGAGCGCGGCCACATTTATATTGCGCAACCACCACTTTATAAGGTGAAGTTTGGCAAGAGTGAGCAATACATTAAGGACGACACAGAGCTTAATCAGTTGTTGCTCAAGATTGCGCTTGAAACTGCCTCTTTGCAAATTCCATCTGGTGAGGTGATCGAGGGTGAAGCTTTAAATGAACTCGCAAAGCACTATCAAGTAATTCAGTCTATTGTCGATCGTTTATCGCGCACCATTGATGAAGATGCCATTCGTGCAATTGCATCCGGCACACAATTGAATTTGGATACAGAAAAATTAGCCAATGAGTCAGCCGATAGATTAAGAGGGGCACTAGCAGAATCACTAAATCCACTTGCCGCACCGCCGGAAATTATTGTTCAAAAAGAAGATCGCACAGAGCGCTTCCGTTTGTTGTTGTCACGCCGGATTCATGGCAACCTTAAGCTATCAACCATTAACTCTGATTTTGTCCATGGCGATGACTACCAGAGTCTTGCGAACGCTGCGGCTGTTTTATCGGGCAAAGTTTTACCGGGAACAAAAGTGCGACGCGGTGATCCAGACAAAAATCAAAAAGAGCAAACCATTCATGACTTTAGGGGCGCGTTCTCATGGCTCCTGTCAGAGGCAGAGCGCGTACTAAGTCGTCAGCGCTACAAGGGTCTTGGTGAGATGAATCCATCTCAACTGTGGGAAACCACAATGGATGCAAGTTCACGCACCCTGCTCCAGGTAAAAATTGAAGATGCCATTGCTGCCGATCAGGTTTTCACCACACTAATGGGTGATGAGGTTGAGCCGCGCCGCGCATTTATTGAAAAGAACGCACTGATTGCTCGTAACCTAGACGTTTAATATGGCATCCAAAAAATTAAAGCCCCCCAAGGTAGACCGTTCCGCTATTGTTGTTAAAAACTCACCCATTCATGGTAAGGGGGTGTTTGTTGCCAAGCCAATCAAAAAAGGCCAAGCAATTATTGAGTACAAGGGCGAGCACATTAGCTGGAAGCTTGCCCTGAAGCGCCACCCACACGATCCAAAAGATCCAAACCATACTTTTTATTTCTCTCTGGATGATGGGCGCGTGATTGATGCCAAGTACGGCGGCAATGCTGCGCGCTGGATAAACCACTCCTGCAAGCCTATCTGCGAAACGCGCGAAGCCACATACAATGGCAAGCCCCGTGTTTTTATTTATGCAAAACGCAATCTTAAGGTTGGTGAAGAGCTGTTTTATGACTACTCGCTAGACATTGAGGGAAAAATCACCAAGCAGATGAAAAAAGATTATGAGTGTCGTTGTGGTTCAAAAAAGTGCCGCGGCACCATGCTTGCGCTTGACGATTAATAAACCAAAACATTCCTGTGCTGTACATCACAATTCAAGAGCTTGAGGCGGCAATTAATTATTGGCGCAGCCAATCACCCGCAGAAGGAGATGAGTTGCGTTTGTGCTCAGAAGCCTCTGAGCTCGCGAAACCTTATGCTTTGATGATTGTTCAGGGATCGCAACGAATACCGCTGGACGTCCTGGGTGTGTCGGCAAGGACAGCCATTCAAAAATATCTTGAACATACTCAAAATTCTTAAGCTGCAAGACTGCTAAATTTAGGGTTATTGCTATATAAACCAACACCATCTTAGGTTATTCTCAATGTCTTGCCCCGGTTGGGGGTAGAGGGTATAAGCTTGCAAGAAACAATCTTAAAAACAATCGGACTCGGAAAATCCTTTAAAGGGTTTTCGGCAGTAACTGACGTCAATCTTGATGTGACCAGAGGAACCATTCATGCCTTAATTGGCCCAAATGGCGCTGGCAAAACTACCTGCTTCAATTTGCTCACAAAATTTTTAGAGCCCAGTAGCGGCCAAATTTTATTTAATGGTTTTGATATTACCAATGAGGCCCCAGCTCAAATTGCGAGGCGTGGTGTTATTCGATCCTTTCAAATTTCTGCGGTTTTTCCACATTTGACGGTTTTGGAAAATGTTCGCGTTGCACTGCAGCGAGGTCTGGGCACAGAGTTCCATTTTTGGAGGTCTGGCAACTCGTTAAATGTTTTGAACGAGCGCGCTTTAGAGCTTTTGCATGAGGTCGGCCTTGAGGGTTTTGCGGATGAAGAAACCCTTAATCTGGCTTATGGACGCAAAAGAGCCCTTGAAATAGCAACCACCCTGGCAATGGAGCCGGAGTTAATGCTGCTTGATGAGCCAACACAGGGCATGGGTCATGAGGATGTCGAGCGCGTTA
Coding sequences within:
- the gyrB gene encoding DNA topoisomerase (ATP-hydrolyzing) subunit B produces the protein MTEEKKVVEQYGAASIQILEGLEAARKRPGMYIGDTSDGTGLHHLVFEVLDNSIDEALAGYCSEITVVIQTDNSISIVDNGRGVPTGIKYDDKHEPKRSAAEIVMTELHAGGKFDQNSYKVSGGLHGVGVSCVNALSKWLKLTIRRDGKTHYMEFARGVIQNRNIQEENGVATSPITVIGDTELSGTEVHFLADEEIFGNVEFHYEILVKRIRELSFLNNGVHIKLIDQRTGQEEDFAFSGGVKGFVEYINQTKNVLHPNIFYAEGIRPSDLGGQITAEVSMQWNDSFSEQVLCFTNNIPQRDGGTHLTGLRAAMTRVINKYIDENEVAKKAKVEISGDDMREGLACVLSVKVPEPKFSSQTKDKLVSSEVRGPVEEIVAEALTAYLQERPADAKILCGKIVDAARAREAARKARDMTRRKGALDGLGLPGKLADCQEKDPAKSELFIVEGDSAGGSAKQGRDRRFQAILPLKGKILNVEKARFDKMLASQEVVTLITVLGTGIGIEEYKADKLRYHRIIIMTDADVDGSHIRTLLLTFFYRQMPELIERGHIYIAQPPLYKVKFGKSEQYIKDDTELNQLLLKIALETASLQIPSGEVIEGEALNELAKHYQVIQSIVDRLSRTIDEDAIRAIASGTQLNLDTEKLANESADRLRGALAESLNPLAAPPEIIVQKEDRTERFRLLLSRRIHGNLKLSTINSDFVHGDDYQSLANAAAVLSGKVLPGTKVRRGDPDKNQKEQTIHDFRGAFSWLLSEAERVLSRQRYKGLGEMNPSQLWETTMDASSRTLLQVKIEDAIAADQVFTTLMGDEVEPRRAFIEKNALIARNLDV
- a CDS encoding SET domain-containing protein, coding for MASKKLKPPKVDRSAIVVKNSPIHGKGVFVAKPIKKGQAIIEYKGEHISWKLALKRHPHDPKDPNHTFYFSLDDGRVIDAKYGGNAARWINHSCKPICETREATYNGKPRVFIYAKRNLKVGEELFYDYSLDIEGKITKQMKKDYECRCGSKKCRGTMLALDD
- a CDS encoding DUF3717 domain-containing protein; its protein translation is MLYITIQELEAAINYWRSQSPAEGDELRLCSEASELAKPYALMIVQGSQRIPLDVLGVSARTAIQKYLEHTQNS
- a CDS encoding ABC transporter ATP-binding protein, which translates into the protein MSLQETILKTIGLGKSFKGFSAVTDVNLDVTRGTIHALIGPNGAGKTTCFNLLTKFLEPSSGQILFNGFDITNEAPAQIARRGVIRSFQISAVFPHLTVLENVRVALQRGLGTEFHFWRSGNSLNVLNERALELLHEVGLEGFADEETLNLAYGRKRALEIATTLAMEPELMLLDEPTQGMGHEDVERVTELIDRVAKGRTILMVEHNMKVVSSIADRITVLQRGSVLAEGNYHEVSNNPLVVEAYMGSHGGDAL